In the genome of Salvia splendens isolate huo1 unplaced genomic scaffold, SspV2 ctg668, whole genome shotgun sequence, the window atttataacaaAATTCTTACCTATAAActtaatttttcataaaatcatttaaattatcattttattcgaAAAccaatttgtatatttttttatattttgtatctCGTACgtacattgtattttatttcattttcttcaaattttaatatttgtgatttaatatttAAAGCTTATGATTTCAcatatactccccccgtcccacaataaaagtcacactttgtcattttggtccgtcccacaataagagtcacaatTTAAAGTATAAATTAAAAGTATAATGCTTGTGATTAaaagtataaattaaaaattaaaaatcagtagtttttaaaatttactaTATGGCATAATACGgagaaattttaaataaaagtaaaaagagTATTTTGCCCAATTTTTACTTTGTAGaaaaagaaacaatttatttttcttcatatcattgtgatagttaaataaaatgaaaaaaaagttattcCGTTAATATATTATGAATGATTGTTCTATCTAAAATTTTATTGTGAATCCTTTTAGTAACGGTGAATATTTTCAAGAAGAAAATCAATTACATGTtttaaacaatataaataaGTAAGGAAAATTATAATAGTATAATTTCCTCCTATAATTGTTAATAGGGTCAAATTAGTCATAAAAGTATGTAATTAATGATGATaccaattaaaaataatttgatattatcctattcaaatttgaagggattttgcatatataattttgttaatttatcttttttcttttttaatatacCTTCTGCATTACATTTTAAATGGCTTGATTTTCCTAAGATCACAATAAATATCCTTTtcgtatttttaatataaattggaTTAAATTTTGCAGACACATGTCAGTTTATGGACGGTTCGATCAACAAAATCAAATGGTGGTAAGTGGATGTACGTTAATATTTAAAATGAGTTATTTTGAAGCACTCTTTTATATACTACAGTATTTCAGTATTATATTTGGTCTGATTGATCACTTTACCAATTCATTTATTAgtctaattttaaaatattggttGATACATTTCATGTATTCTTGCTCTAAGTGACTATTTATCCTACCTGTTATAAATTTAACAAAAtggtttaaaatattataaacattttACGGTTACTTATGTAGAATAAGTTTTAAtaaagtttatgatattttaaataaattttaaatttagtgaATATAGAATTAGGccaaaatttgtaaatatagAGACCAATATCTCGAAAACAAACGAATTACAAATTTGATACATTATATATCTAATTACAAAATTGAGCcattttttttctgtttattttaagttcgtgaaaaccatgtaGCATTATCTTTCGATTTCATGCACTCTCCcatatcaaaatttgatttttctttcattccagAATAATATGTCCATTTATATGTGAACGTCTGTCATCCTAAGAAAtgaatgttgaatgtgttaaataaatagataaaaaagtatgagaggaaaaaaagtgagtgaataaagtagagagaataaagtaagagagagtaaaaagtAACTATatagagaaatgactcaactttacGGAAACTtcacaaaatgaaaaaatgactcaactatgaagaaacggaggagtattttttaaaataaaaatatatggaagaggaagtggaagtggaagaggaagaggaagaggaagaggaagaggagtaCTTATACTATCTCAATTTTTTACTATTATCGTATCTGTCTTAATGAAAGCACAAACCTATCTCTTTTAGTGCCAATAAATTGGCAGTTGAAATACTATATAGCAGAGAATCAATGGCCGCTGCCGCTCTTAACTCCTCGCGCTTACTCCAACTCAAAACCACCAACAATTCAGCTCAATGCCGCTCCTTCCTTAGCTCTTCCACTAATAGGTCCTTCAAATTGAAGCCGATCATGGCCGCCCTCACTGCCGCACCCGCTGTTGGAATCTCTGAAACCTTCTCCATATTGAAAAAACAAGGAAAAGTCAGAACTCACTTCTTCTTTAATTTCATATCTGCATTTCCCCTTGATTGAGATactttttgaatatttttcttattcCCTATGTTAAAAAATTGGAAGATTTCTGACTTTTTGTGGTTGGGATAGAATTTGGGGGGTTTTGCTCTCTGGGGTTTTTTCAAGTGTTTTGCGGTCTGTTTCATGCAATTCAGTCGTTTGATTATGGCTGAGTTTGATAAAATCCGATATGCTGATATTAGAGTCTGTGATTTAATCTCGAAGTCATCTTTTCCATTAATCTGGAGCAAAAATGGTCATGGCATAATTTCACTGAATGCTATTATTATAGTCTTTTCCATTTATCTGGAGCTAAAATGCTGATAGCCTCAATCTGTCATTGAATACTAATGATTAGTCTTTTCCATTTTTCTGGAGCAGAAAATGCCCAAACCTGTATGTCTGTTGCGTTTTGGATTTTCTTTGATAAAGTTCTATCAACTATCAAAATCCGAATACTGCAATCGTCTAGAGAAGGGATTAAGAAAAATAGCATTTAGTAGAACGGAATACGAGGATGAGTAAAGATTATCACTACAAGTCACTTGAATTAGATACCTGATTGGTTTTCGAAAACCTGAGAGTATGATTTTGGATTGACATTTagctaaatactccctccgtcccatgctactcgcacttttcattttaggccgtaaatttgggattgatttttttgtgtaattaaaaaagaattttaggtgtaatgagacatcacttaataaaagagctcttaacttaaactaacatattaattaaatacattaattctaacttaaattataaatagtgtaaggactttgtgacgagccgaaaagcaaacgtgcgagtagcacgggacggaaggagtatttctTAGCTACATACTTTGGTGCTCAAATTCTGTCATAAAAGTATCACCTTTGGATAATGATGGAAATCTGATGGAACTGTTGATTGATATTCTATTAATACTGAATTCACAGTCATGCCGTGGTATATTGATTCATGCATGATTTTCTCAACTGATATGTTCTAACCGTGTTTTTGGTGTAAAAGGTGGCATTCATTCCGTATATCACAGCTGGTGACCCTGACCTTTCAACAACTGCTGAAGCACTCAAGGTCCTTGACTCATGTGGCTCAGACATTATTGAACTCGGTGTACCTTATTCAGACCCTTTAGCCGATGGTCCTGTTATCCAGGTGTAAACATGTGGTTACGTATAATCTTGGCATACAAGCTGTGTCTCACCTAGCAGTTTATTGCTTACGAATGATAACtgatatattttttctttcataGGCTGCTGCAACACGAGCATTAGCCAGAGGAACCAACTTTGATAAGATCATTGAAATGTTGAAGGAAGTAAGTTCCACTACTTTTATATAGCATCACATCAAAGAGAGAGTATAAGTGATGTTTATTTGAAACAGTAACTAACTATGTGAGGATTCTTAGTTCTTCCATTTTCTTTCTTAATGCATCTTAAACTTGAAAGATATTGTAGTGCATAAAGAATAGTTCCTGTGGTCCTTGGCATACATATTGGTTTAGAGTTTTAGAGAAAAGATTTGTTAAGCTTATCTTTACTGTATTTTATGTTGTCTCTTGTCTGTAGcttaactatcattttaaaacaattttGGTGTGATGAGACCATTTCATAGCATAACAGTTTTCTGTTCTTTTAAAGGTGGTGCCTCAATTATCTTGTCCAGTTGCATTATTCTCATATTACAACCCAATACTCAAACGTGGTGTGGAGCGATTCATGAGCACTTTGCAGGATACTGGAATACATGGTAAAATTATATTGCAGCTTTACACTCTTCAGCATTCAATGAAACTTAACTGATTTTGATAGCAATTCCATCTATAAGTTTTAGTCTTTCATGGATCTTGCAACCTTGTATGTATAAACTGAAGCACTTCTTAGATAGTacatgatttttatatttaactaCTTTAAAAGTTTCAACTGCAAATCAGTGCCTTAGTTGTGTTATCTTTCATTTAATTTCCAATAAGTACTATGGTTTTAGATCCCCTTTGGATTTTTTATACCTATAGCTTTTGCTTCCTTTGTAAATGTACTCTACTATTTTGCAACACATTTTTATCTAATTTGATCTGCACTATCATTCATTTCAGGACTTGTTGTTCCAGATGTGCCTCTAGAGGAGACTGATATATTGAGAAAGGAAGCTTGCAGTAAAAATATTGAGTTGGTTAGCTTTcccaacaataattaatttCCAGGCTATATTTTTACTGTCCAGTTTGCACTATTTAACGGAATATGATAGCTGCAAAAATGTCGACTTCTTACTTCTTGTTGTTAACTGATATCACCTGGAAATTTTTAGAGAAGAGAAGCGAGTGGAAGTTTGTTGAAGACTTTGTAAACGAAATGGGAAAGatgattgaaataaaatataactcCTTCAAAATAAGGCCCTCTTTCCTTCACGGAAAGCCTTGGCAAAGCTTTTCAATACGATAATTCAACTATGATCCTTTTCTAACCTCAAAGGACAATAATATAATACTCTCCTAAATGGAATTGTAAAAGATCTGATAATAAttgttaaaattcttaatatcttgtcccacatcgacttgggaacgatcctagctcacctataaaagtatggataacccttccccttataaggccttttaaggggtgagtggcctatttctaatatggtatcagagcgggcccaagtcgatgatggattttatctctttatctcttctcttgcctacccacgtgatggaagtccgatgtgtcattccggcccacacgcgatgatggattttatctctttatctcttctcttgcctacccacgtgatggaagtccgatgtgtgtcattccggcccacacgtgagggggcgtgttaaaattcttaatatcttatcccacatcgacttgaaaacgatcctagctcatctataaaagtatggataaccctcccccttataaggccttttaagagGTGAGTGACCTAtttctaataataatattactaataatgcctgcattagagcatccgcaatagcggactAAGAGTAGGACTAACGGTTAGGGCGTGGGGATGTCCACCGTACTAGCGGACTAAAGGTAGGACTAACCGAAGTAGGACGAGCACGGACTAaccgatttttttattatttttaattttaattttatttttttaatttgtacttaatatttacaactcattgcacttcatttttttaatatttgataaacaccaacaattaaaatgaattaatcgtatttttcaatttgttttattggctagggcgtcagctagtcctagtgctagtctATTATTGTGTTGTGGtttgtcctagtgatgtggcagtttgtggttagtcctagtaacgtggcagaaggtgtttttggttAGTCTTAGTGCTAGGCTATTGGTTAGTCTgccttattgtggatgctcagCATTTAGCACACTCCTCCACTACCTAAATAACCGTCGCCCACTCTTCCCATTATCTTGTTACTACTGCCCCACTACCCCCAGCATTGAAAACCATTTAATCTCCACTTTCTAGTGCATCAATCGCACCGCTGTTGAAACAGCCTTGCCCTCAAGGCTGGGTCTGAAACTTAAACATTTTACATGGATCAGTGGAGGCTCTTACTCAAGTTTATGGATATGAGTCAGAGAGCTGAACCATAGATGCCCAAGAATATGAAGGAACCGATGTTGCACCTTGAgccaagaaaagaaaataacccTCAACTGTCGGCAACCCTTATAGATCTTGGTAGTCATGTCTATCCCTTTGGAATTCAGAAAAATAGTGGTAACCAGGGTATGGGCAGGATTCGGACaagaaactaataaaaaaattagtaggGGTAGTGTCTCAGcaactaataaaaaattgattatttttgttGATACCTGGCAATGTCACCTTTGACTTTGATTTAACAGTTTTATCTCTCTATTGATAATTCCCATGGTAATGCTATAATAGAATTTGGGTTTTTGGAGGGGGAGTTGTGTAGTTTGTAGCTTATTTTTCTGCAATATTTGATGGATAGAGATATGAAGGCAAATCTTGTTGCAGAGTAAGATGATAAGTTATCTGCTTATTATTTGAGCTGCTTTCATTTTTGCATTTATGCACTTAGTGTGACATAATATTTTTGTGTGCACCACTTAACCCTCTCTTGTTTGCAATCCAGGTGCTGCTGACTACACCAACCACTCCAACAGAGAGAATGAAATCCATCGTTGAAGCATCAGAAGGTTTTGTCTACCTTGTAAGATTGACATTCCTTTTTGAGTAGTTACTGGTTGGATCATTTATTTGTATCttgatgaaaaaaagaaaaaaaggatttCACTGGCTGCTTGTTGAAAAAAATTCTGGAATTTTATGCGAACCACGTATAC includes:
- the LOC121790923 gene encoding tryptophan synthase alpha chain-like — protein: MAAAALNSSRLLQLKTTNNSAQCRSFLSSSTNRSFKLKPIMAALTAAPAVGISETFSILKKQGKVAFIPYITAGDPDLSTTAEALKVLDSCGSDIIELGVPYSDPLADGPVIQAAATRALARGTNFDKIIEMLKEVVPQLSCPVALFSYYNPILKRGVERFMSTLQDTGIHGLVVPDVPLEETDILRKEACSKNIELVLLTTPTTPTERMKSIVEASEGFVYLVSSVGVTGARTSVSGKVQSLLVDIKEATSKPVAVGFGISKPEHVKQVADWGADGVIVGSAMVRILGDAKSPEDGIKELEAFTKSLKSALP